Proteins encoded by one window of Cyclobacteriaceae bacterium:
- a CDS encoding ABC transporter permease, with translation MFRKLFNSFALAFANIRSNVLHTFLSVLGIVIGVAALVSILSLIDGMEEFARDQISQTTSLNAIIIQTEAYKRVNEVRIRKDSISVIDYARFKQLTENLSKPAKPHIRSTSSGEAELISGKKIGALLLATSATLEPTCVVSTGSTFTEEDLNEKRNYAVVNHAFLKAAELNETTALETIITVNNKPHIITGILQEDVVNTPKIYFPITTLSQTELQGAPPEIILEAEKTEEIPALKTDINTWLEKHDKDAKENFRIITNEFRIEQATKGFLLFRVIMGLIVGISVLVGGIGVMNVLLISVTERTAEIGIRKATGANRRDIMLLFLSESITVSAFGSFLGLVLGVLGTMVIIPIIKAITEVPFQAAYTWNTFLVITVLSILVGIVFGTYPAIRASRLNPVEAIRHE, from the coding sequence ATGTTTCGCAAGCTGTTCAACTCCTTCGCCCTGGCCTTTGCCAATATCCGGTCGAACGTACTGCATACCTTTCTCTCCGTTTTGGGTATAGTCATTGGCGTAGCCGCGTTGGTTTCCATCCTTTCGCTTATTGACGGCATGGAGGAATTTGCCCGCGACCAGATTTCGCAAACTACCTCGCTTAACGCCATCATCATTCAAACGGAAGCCTACAAGCGGGTAAACGAAGTGCGCATCCGCAAAGACAGCATCAGCGTAATTGACTATGCACGTTTCAAGCAACTTACTGAAAACCTGAGCAAGCCGGCTAAACCTCATATACGTTCCACATCTTCCGGTGAAGCTGAACTTATATCGGGTAAAAAAATCGGGGCGCTCTTACTGGCCACCAGCGCAACGCTTGAACCCACCTGTGTGGTCTCAACAGGTTCAACCTTTACAGAAGAAGATTTAAATGAAAAAAGAAATTATGCCGTGGTGAATCATGCTTTTTTAAAAGCTGCTGAGTTGAATGAAACCACTGCATTAGAAACTATCATCACCGTTAACAACAAACCGCACATTATAACAGGCATACTTCAGGAAGATGTGGTAAACACACCCAAAATTTATTTTCCAATAACCACGCTGAGCCAAACCGAACTGCAAGGCGCACCACCGGAAATTATTCTGGAAGCTGAAAAGACGGAAGAAATTCCTGCACTGAAAACCGACATCAACACCTGGCTGGAAAAACACGACAAGGATGCCAAAGAAAACTTCCGCATCATCACCAACGAGTTTCGCATTGAACAAGCCACCAAAGGCTTTTTGCTTTTCCGGGTAATCATGGGATTAATTGTGGGAATTTCCGTTTTGGTGGGCGGTATTGGCGTAATGAATGTGCTGCTCATTTCCGTAACCGAACGCACAGCCGAAATTGGCATTCGCAAAGCCACAGGCGCAAACAGGCGCGACATCATGTTGTTATTTCTTTCTGAGTCGATTACCGTTTCGGCATTTGGCAGTTTTTTAGGGTTGGTGTTGGGCGTGCTCGGCACCATGGTCATCATTCCCATCATTAAAGCGATTACCGAAGTACCCTTTCAGGCCGCATACACCTGGAATACGTTTTTGGTAATTACGGTGCTTTCCATTTTAGTGGGCATCGTCTTTGGCACCTACCCGGCCATACGCGCTTCGCGGTTAAATCCGGTGGAGGCGATACGGCATGAGTAA
- a CDS encoding ABC transporter permease yields MFRKLFNSFSLAFANIRSNVLHTFLSVLGIVIGVAALVSILSLIDGMEEFARDQISQTTSLNAIIIQTEAYKRVNEVRIRKDSIRVIDYERFKQLTENLSKAAKPFIRSTTSGEAELASGKKIGALMLATSTTLEPTCVVSTGSTFTEEDLNEKRNYAVVNHAFLKAAELNETTALETIITVNNKPHIITGILQEDVVNTPKIYFPITTLSQTELQGAPPEIILEAEKTEEIPALSAFVGVLHQQSIYNTTSCWRRFCPLQAGSTKAR; encoded by the coding sequence ATGTTTCGGAAACTGTTCAACTCCTTCTCACTCGCCTTTGCCAACATCCGGTCGAACGTACTGCATACCTTTCTCTCCGTATTGGGTATTGTCATTGGCGTGGCTGCGCTGGTTTCCATCCTTTCACTGATTGACGGCATGGAAGAATTTGCCCGCGACCAGATTTCACAAACCACTTCCCTCAACGCCATCATCATCCAAACGGAAGCCTACAAGCGGGTAAATGAAGTGCGCATTCGCAAAGACAGCATCCGTGTGATTGACTACGAACGTTTCAAACAACTCACCGAAAATTTAAGTAAGGCGGCTAAACCCTTTATTCGCTCTACGACTTCCGGTGAAGCAGAGCTCGCATCAGGTAAAAAAATCGGGGCGTTGATGCTGGCCACCAGTACAACGCTTGAACCCACCTGTGTGGTCTCAACAGGTTCGACCTTTACAGAAGAAGACTTAAATGAAAAAAGAAATTATGCCGTGGTGAATCATGCTTTTTTAAAAGCTGCTGAGTTGAATGAAACCACTGCATTAGAAACTATCATCACCGTTAACAACAAACCGCACATTATAACAGGCATACTCCAGGAAGATGTGGTAAACACACCCAAAATTTATTTTCCAATAACCACGCTGAGCCAAACCGAACTGCAAGGCGCACCACCGGAAATTATCCTGGAAGCTGAAAAGACGGAAGAAATTCCTGCACTTTCAGCCTTTGTTGGTGTTCTTCACCAACAAAGCATCTACAACACTACATCTTGTTGGAGAAGATTCTGTCCGCTGCAAGCTGGCTCCACTAAGGCGAGGTAA
- the sdaAA gene encoding L-serine ammonia-lyase, iron-sulfur-dependent, subunit alpha, which yields MAFFFDSFANWKKYATDNNLSLVQVVLEYEQSQKNRTEQQIWDGLEKAWTVMKEAVVTGLTEDMTSRSGMVNNGAKKVYNHPQTVLSREFQNLISRALAAKEVNSCMGRVVAAPTAGASGIMPGVLYTLQEIHHVDDKKILEAMLLAAGVALIMEQKASIAGAVGGCQAETGTAAAMGAAAIVFCLGGNTDQIFNAVAITVQCMLGLVCDPVAGLVEVPCIVRNASAAAIAFSSAQIGLANVSSVIPVDEVIEAMGEIGASMETRYKETALGGLAATKTGQAIAKKVLIHDIEMLPDEEVK from the coding sequence ATGGCCTTCTTTTTCGATTCATTCGCCAACTGGAAAAAATACGCAACCGATAACAACCTGTCGCTGGTACAGGTAGTATTGGAGTATGAGCAGTCTCAAAAGAATCGCACCGAACAACAAATTTGGGATGGCCTGGAAAAAGCATGGACGGTGATGAAGGAAGCCGTAGTTACCGGACTTACTGAAGACATGACCTCGCGCTCGGGCATGGTGAACAATGGAGCGAAGAAAGTATACAACCATCCACAAACGGTTCTATCCAGAGAATTTCAAAATCTGATTTCGCGCGCGTTGGCCGCGAAAGAAGTAAACTCGTGCATGGGGCGCGTGGTGGCTGCACCAACAGCGGGCGCCAGCGGCATTATGCCTGGCGTACTATACACGCTACAGGAAATTCACCACGTTGACGATAAAAAAATTCTCGAAGCCATGTTGCTTGCTGCCGGTGTGGCGCTGATCATGGAACAGAAAGCCAGCATTGCAGGTGCTGTAGGCGGTTGCCAGGCCGAAACCGGTACGGCTGCCGCCATGGGCGCTGCCGCCATTGTGTTTTGTTTGGGTGGCAACACCGACCAGATTTTTAACGCGGTGGCCATTACCGTTCAGTGCATGCTTGGGTTGGTGTGTGACCCCGTAGCCGGACTGGTTGAAGTACCCTGCATTGTGCGCAACGCCAGTGCGGCAGCCATTGCTTTTAGCTCTGCACAAATAGGGTTAGCCAACGTAAGCAGCGTGATACCCGTTGATGAAGTAATTGAAGCCATGGGCGAGATTGGTGCCAGCATGGAAACACGCTACAAAGAAACAGCGTTAGGTGGCTTGGCCGCCACCAAAACCGGACAAGCCATTGCAAAAAAAGTATTGATTCACGATATTGAGATGTTGCCGGATGAGGAGGTGAAATAG
- a CDS encoding sulfite exporter TauE/SafE family protein: protein MIENLLLGIAGLIGGFIAGLTGIGTGFIMLSIIPLVLTHYGVPESYAVSVTIANSIFATMVSSFANMATTIRQRAFYPKELLWTSLSAVIISFIVFELVAKSELYSKDFFNAVVVLFMFIIIFQTFKKLRLSNPKDEHVTTVKLLVTGGTAGAAAALTGLGGGTLIIPLLNLWQRVDILKAKSISFGTIFAIALWLSINNLFLEPVNTIPHSKGLIVLPMILPLSIGVLIGSPLGVLSSHKISSRAVTILFLVIISLVAIQKIAELVWLEN, encoded by the coding sequence ATGATAGAAAATTTACTTCTGGGCATAGCCGGATTGATTGGCGGCTTCATTGCGGGACTAACCGGAATTGGTACAGGCTTTATCATGCTCAGCATTATTCCGTTGGTGCTCACACACTACGGGGTACCCGAAAGTTATGCCGTAAGCGTAACCATCGCCAACTCCATCTTTGCCACCATGGTGTCATCTTTCGCCAACATGGCCACCACCATCCGGCAACGCGCATTTTATCCGAAAGAATTGCTCTGGACTTCCCTCAGTGCGGTGATTATCTCATTCATTGTTTTTGAACTGGTGGCCAAGAGTGAACTCTACTCTAAAGATTTTTTCAATGCCGTAGTGGTGCTCTTTATGTTCATCATCATCTTTCAAACGTTTAAAAAACTCAGGCTATCAAACCCGAAAGATGAACACGTTACTACCGTAAAATTATTGGTTACCGGGGGCACTGCCGGTGCTGCTGCAGCCCTTACCGGCTTGGGTGGCGGCACATTGATCATTCCACTATTAAATCTCTGGCAACGAGTAGATATCCTAAAAGCCAAGTCCATTTCCTTCGGAACCATTTTCGCTATTGCCTTGTGGCTATCCATCAACAATTTATTTCTGGAACCGGTCAACACCATTCCGCATAGCAAAGGCTTGATTGTATTGCCCATGATCCTTCCCCTTTCCATAGGTGTACTCATTGGCTCACCATTAGGCGTACTTTCCAGTCATAAAATTTCTTCACGTGCCGTAACCATTTTATTCCTGGTCATCATCAGCCTGGTGGCCATTCAAAAAATTGCCGAACTGGTGTGGTTGGAGAATTGA
- a CDS encoding M20/M25/M40 family metallo-hydrolase, protein MRYFLLGVLMFAFLVSGAQSTDEQFIRKIYDEALAKGQSYEMLEHLCTKIGPRLSGSPGAAAAVEWSRQVMQAYGFDSVWLQPVMVPHWVRGKKEIGRIVNSKKLGSEAVNICALGGSVGTGASGVLANVVEVKTWDELKLLGEKGVKGKIVFFNRPMDPKLIPMFSSYGGAVDQRANGASEAAKLGAIGVIVRSMGVNLEDYPHTGSLRYALNVPKIPAVAIATRHAVVLSELLKDDKDLKFYFETHCETLPDAPSFNVIGELKGTERPEEIVVVGGHLDSWDLGQGAHDDGAGCVQSIEVLRIFKAIGYKPKRTIRAVMFMNEENGLRGGVEYANQAKLKNEKHIAAIESDRGGFTPRGFTVPTQPKAKAKVQSWKPLLEPYGLSDFSQEGGGADISPLASQGVPLMGYLPDSQRYFNFHHTAEDTFDKVDKRELELGAAAMAAIIYLIDRYGLD, encoded by the coding sequence ATGAGATACTTTTTGCTTGGTGTTTTAATGTTCGCTTTTCTGGTGTCAGGAGCTCAGTCGACTGATGAGCAATTCATTCGCAAAATTTATGATGAGGCGCTGGCAAAGGGGCAGTCGTATGAAATGCTGGAGCACCTGTGCACGAAGATTGGTCCACGCCTGAGTGGTTCACCGGGTGCAGCGGCTGCGGTTGAGTGGAGCAGGCAGGTGATGCAGGCGTATGGCTTTGATTCGGTGTGGTTGCAACCGGTTATGGTGCCGCATTGGGTGCGCGGCAAAAAGGAAATCGGTCGCATTGTTAATTCAAAGAAGTTAGGATCGGAAGCGGTGAACATTTGCGCGTTGGGTGGTTCGGTAGGAACCGGTGCAAGTGGTGTACTGGCCAACGTGGTTGAAGTGAAAACGTGGGACGAACTGAAGCTATTGGGAGAAAAAGGTGTGAAAGGAAAGATCGTTTTTTTTAATCGCCCCATGGATCCGAAACTGATACCGATGTTCAGTTCGTATGGCGGGGCGGTTGATCAGCGTGCCAACGGAGCTTCAGAAGCAGCCAAACTTGGTGCAATTGGTGTAATCGTTCGTTCGATGGGCGTGAACCTGGAAGATTACCCACACACCGGTTCATTACGTTATGCGTTAAATGTTCCGAAAATTCCGGCAGTAGCCATTGCTACTCGTCATGCCGTGGTGCTGAGTGAATTATTAAAAGATGATAAAGACCTGAAGTTTTATTTTGAGACGCATTGCGAAACTTTACCCGATGCGCCTTCTTTTAATGTGATCGGTGAGCTGAAGGGAACAGAACGACCGGAGGAGATTGTTGTAGTTGGTGGACACCTGGATAGTTGGGATCTCGGACAAGGCGCGCATGATGATGGCGCGGGTTGTGTGCAGTCGATTGAAGTGCTACGCATTTTCAAAGCCATAGGCTACAAACCCAAACGCACCATTCGTGCAGTTATGTTTATGAATGAAGAAAACGGATTGCGTGGTGGAGTGGAGTATGCCAATCAGGCCAAACTTAAAAATGAAAAACACATCGCAGCCATCGAATCCGATCGGGGAGGTTTTACGCCTCGCGGATTTACCGTGCCCACACAACCAAAGGCAAAAGCAAAAGTGCAAAGTTGGAAACCACTGTTAGAACCTTACGGTCTTTCTGATTTCAGTCAGGAAGGTGGTGGTGCCGATATCAGTCCGTTGGCGTCACAAGGTGTTCCGCTTATGGGTTACTTACCGGATTCGCAACGGTATTTTAATTTCCATCACACCGCTGAAGATACCTTTGACAAGGTAGATAAACGTGAACTGGAGTTAGGCGCTGCGGCCATGGCGGCAATAATTTATCTCATTGACCGTTATGGACTTGATTGA
- a CDS encoding DUF3299 domain-containing protein has protein sequence MKKLLFILVCLQVSGFVQAQGKNKYQGFPSLVWPKLYDIQYEKAHDDNGEYEKPIFSAAVKSLAGKSVVLPGYMVPFDSGTKGTMFMLTSLPLNACFFCGVGGPESVVQVFLKKPITYTEKPIEVKGVLLLNDKNPDQMMYILEQAEFLGEIDY, from the coding sequence ATGAAAAAACTTTTGTTCATTTTGGTGTGCTTACAAGTGAGCGGATTTGTTCAAGCTCAAGGTAAAAATAAATACCAGGGCTTTCCATCTCTCGTGTGGCCAAAGCTGTACGACATCCAATATGAAAAAGCACACGATGACAATGGCGAATACGAAAAACCCATCTTTAGCGCGGCAGTAAAATCCTTAGCGGGAAAATCGGTGGTGTTGCCCGGCTATATGGTTCCCTTTGATAGTGGAACCAAGGGCACGATGTTTATGCTCACTTCCCTTCCGTTAAATGCCTGTTTCTTTTGTGGTGTAGGCGGACCGGAATCAGTCGTGCAGGTGTTTCTGAAAAAGCCAATCACCTATACAGAAAAACCAATTGAAGTAAAGGGAGTACTTTTATTGAACGATAAAAATCCAGATCAGATGATGTATATCCTGGAACAAGCTGAATTTCTTGGTGAGATTGATTACTAA
- the gcvP gene encoding aminomethyl-transferring glycine dehydrogenase, whose translation MTINPLYSEKFENRHNGPDAAQIAEMLKTVKASSVDELIDQTVPANIRLKKPLNLPPAQTEQAFLKTFKALASKNKVYKSFIGMGYYNNYTPGVILRNILENPGWYTAYTPYQAEIAQGRLEALINYQTMVIDLTGMEIANASLLDEGTAAAEAMHLLHASLKPAKKNASKFFVDKNTFPQTIDVLKTRSAPLGITLVVDDLAKLDVTDPDLFAVFIQYPDSNGAIADHAAFIQAAHENNVFVAMAADLLALTLLKSPGEMGADVVVGSSQRLGVPMGFGGPHAAYFATKEEFKRQMPGRIIGASIDAQGKPAYRMALQTREQHIRREKATSNICTAQVLLAVMAGMYGVYHGPEGLKKIAGRVHGLAVMLNDGLKAKGLKQVNEHFFDTLKVEVSDKVSIKREAEKRELNLRYFESNHVGISLDETTTPEDVNTLLEVFGAKAGQPKVVAAIPSSLQRMSSFMTHPVFNSYHAEHEMLRYIKKLENKDLSMVHSMISLGSCTMKLNATTEMIPVTWPELGGIHPFAPADQATGYAGMTQNLEAWLAEITGFTGVSLQPNSGAQGEYAGLMVIRAYHQHRGDHHRNISLIPASAHGTNPASAVMAGMEVVIVKSDAEGKIDVADLKAKAEQHKEKLSCLMVTYPSTHGVFEEAITEICETIHANGGLVYMDGANMNAQVGLTSPANIGADVCHLNLHKTFCIPHGGGGPGMGPICVNDKLKPFLPGHAVVKTGGEHAINAVSAAPWGSASILAISYAYIAMMGGEGLMNATKLAILNANYIKERLEGHYKILYTGTNGRCAHEMIVDCRDFKKAGIEVEDIAKRLMDYGFHAPTVSFPVAGTLMIEPTESETKEELDRFCDALIEIRNEIREVEEGKADKEDNVLKHAPHTASVITADVWERPYSRQKAAYPLPYVRDAKFWPSVSRVDNAYGDRNLVCSCLPLELYEKAEATVA comes from the coding sequence ATGACGATTAATCCACTGTATTCCGAAAAATTTGAAAACCGACATAACGGACCTGATGCAGCGCAAATTGCCGAAATGCTTAAAACGGTAAAGGCCTCATCAGTAGATGAACTGATTGACCAGACTGTTCCCGCCAATATCCGCCTGAAAAAGCCATTGAACCTGCCGCCAGCCCAAACCGAGCAGGCGTTTCTAAAAACCTTTAAAGCCCTGGCATCAAAAAACAAGGTGTACAAATCCTTCATTGGCATGGGGTATTACAATAATTATACTCCGGGAGTAATCCTGCGTAACATTCTGGAAAACCCGGGATGGTACACGGCCTATACGCCTTACCAGGCTGAAATTGCACAAGGCCGGTTGGAAGCACTGATTAATTACCAGACCATGGTGATTGATTTAACCGGAATGGAAATCGCCAACGCTTCGTTGCTGGATGAAGGAACGGCTGCTGCAGAAGCCATGCACTTGCTTCACGCATCGTTAAAGCCAGCCAAGAAAAACGCTTCGAAATTTTTTGTTGATAAAAATACATTTCCACAAACCATTGATGTGCTGAAAACGCGCTCAGCCCCGTTGGGCATTACGTTGGTGGTGGATGACCTGGCCAAGCTGGATGTTACCGATCCGGATTTATTCGCGGTATTCATTCAATACCCGGATAGCAACGGTGCCATTGCCGATCACGCAGCATTTATTCAAGCTGCGCATGAGAACAATGTATTTGTCGCGATGGCTGCCGATTTGCTTGCGCTTACGTTATTAAAGTCGCCTGGTGAAATGGGTGCCGATGTTGTGGTCGGTTCAAGTCAGCGTTTAGGTGTGCCGATGGGTTTCGGTGGACCGCATGCTGCCTACTTTGCTACGAAAGAAGAATTCAAACGCCAGATGCCAGGCCGTATTATCGGTGCATCGATTGATGCGCAGGGAAAGCCTGCGTATCGTATGGCTTTGCAAACACGCGAGCAACACATCCGTAGAGAAAAGGCAACCTCCAACATTTGTACCGCACAAGTATTGTTGGCGGTAATGGCTGGCATGTACGGAGTGTATCACGGTCCGGAAGGATTGAAAAAAATTGCTGGTCGTGTGCATGGCCTTGCCGTTATGTTAAATGACGGACTGAAAGCCAAAGGTCTGAAACAAGTAAACGAACATTTCTTTGATACGCTTAAAGTTGAAGTAAGCGATAAAGTTTCCATTAAACGCGAAGCCGAAAAGCGTGAGCTCAACTTGCGCTACTTTGAAAGTAACCATGTGGGCATTTCATTGGATGAAACCACCACACCGGAAGATGTAAACACATTGCTCGAAGTTTTTGGAGCTAAAGCGGGACAACCAAAAGTTGTGGCTGCCATTCCTTCTTCGTTGCAGCGTATGTCATCCTTTATGACGCACCCCGTGTTCAACAGTTACCATGCTGAGCACGAAATGCTGCGGTATATCAAGAAATTAGAGAATAAAGATTTGTCGATGGTGCACTCGATGATTTCATTGGGATCATGCACGATGAAACTGAATGCCACTACCGAAATGATTCCGGTAACGTGGCCTGAGTTGGGCGGCATTCATCCGTTCGCTCCGGCTGATCAGGCAACAGGTTATGCAGGCATGACCCAAAACCTGGAAGCATGGCTGGCAGAAATTACAGGGTTCACTGGAGTTTCTTTACAACCAAACAGTGGTGCGCAAGGCGAATATGCCGGACTTATGGTGATTCGTGCATACCATCAGCATCGCGGTGATCATCACCGAAACATTTCATTGATCCCGGCATCGGCACATGGCACCAACCCGGCCAGTGCAGTAATGGCTGGCATGGAAGTGGTGATTGTAAAATCAGATGCCGAAGGAAAAATTGATGTAGCCGATCTGAAAGCAAAAGCGGAACAGCATAAAGAAAAACTTTCGTGCTTGATGGTGACCTATCCATCCACACATGGAGTGTTTGAAGAAGCCATTACAGAAATCTGTGAAACCATTCACGCCAATGGCGGATTGGTGTACATGGATGGTGCCAACATGAATGCACAGGTTGGTTTAACTTCACCCGCCAACATTGGTGCCGATGTGTGTCACCTGAACCTTCATAAAACATTTTGCATTCCGCATGGCGGTGGCGGCCCCGGCATGGGCCCGATTTGCGTGAATGATAAACTAAAACCTTTCTTACCCGGACATGCCGTGGTAAAAACCGGGGGCGAACATGCGATTAACGCAGTGTCGGCTGCCCCATGGGGAAGTGCCAGTATACTGGCCATCTCCTATGCATACATTGCCATGATGGGTGGTGAAGGATTAATGAATGCCACAAAGCTGGCAATTCTCAATGCCAACTATATTAAAGAGCGACTGGAAGGCCATTATAAAATATTGTACACCGGAACCAACGGTCGCTGCGCACACGAAATGATTGTTGATTGTCGTGATTTCAAAAAGGCGGGTATTGAAGTGGAGGACATTGCCAAGCGCTTGATGGATTATGGATTCCATGCACCAACGGTTTCATTCCCTGTTGCCGGAACACTGATGATTGAGCCTACCGAAAGTGAAACCAAGGAAGAGCTTGATCGTTTCTGCGATGCGCTAATTGAAATCAGAAATGAAATTCGTGAAGTGGAGGAAGGAAAAGCTGACAAAGAAGACAACGTGTTGAAGCACGCACCGCATACCGCTTCGGTAATCACTGCTGATGTTTGGGAGCGTCCGTACAGCAGGCAGAAGGCCGCTTATCCACTTCCTTATGTACGCGATGCGAAATTCTGGCCAAGTGTTAGTCGTGTTGACAACGCCTATGGCGATCGCAACTTAGTGTGCAGTTGTTTGCCGCTTGAGCTTTATGAGAAGGCTGAAGCAACGGTAGCTTAA